From a region of the Helianthus annuus cultivar XRQ/B chromosome 5, HanXRQr2.0-SUNRISE, whole genome shotgun sequence genome:
- the LOC110940827 gene encoding ras-related protein RABD2c, with translation MNPEYDYLFKLLLIGDSGVGKSCLLLRFADDSYLDSYISTIGVDFKIRTVDQDGKTIKLQIWDTAGQERFRTITSSYYRGAHGIIIVYDVTDVESFNNVKQWLSEIDRYASENVNKLLVGNKCDLAESRAVSYDTAKEFADDIGIPFMETSAKDATNVEQAFMAMCADIKNRMASQPSSNKRPPTVQIKGQPINQKSGCCSS, from the exons ATGAATCCGGAGTA TGACTACTTGTTCAAGCTTTTGCTAATTGGAGATTCAGGAGTGGGCAAATCTTGTCTTCTGCTTAGATTTGCT GATGACTCATATCTCGACAGTTATATCAGCACAATTGGTGTCGACTTT AAAATTCGCACCGTGGATCAAGATGGAAAGACCATCAAGCTACAAATT TGGGATACTGCTGGACAAGAAAGGTTCAGGACAATCACCAGTAGCTACTATCGTGGGGCCCATGGAATTATa ATAGTTTATGATGTTACTGATGTGGAAAGTTTCAACAATGTTAAGCAATGGTTGAGTGAAATTGACCGTTATGCTAGTGAAAATGTAAACAAGCTTCTTGTTGGTAACAAATGTGACCTTGCCGAGAGCAGGGCTGTTTCATATGATACTGCAAAG GAATTTGCGGATGATATTGGCATTCCGTTTATGGAAACAAGTGCTAAAGACGCCACCAACGTGGAGCAAGCTTTTATGGCTATGTGTGCTGATATCAAGAACAG GATGGCAAGTCAACCTTCATCAAACAAGAGGCCACCTACTGTGCAGATCAAAGGACAACCAATCAACCAAAAGAGTGGCTGCTGCTCATCTTAG
- the LOC110940828 gene encoding RNA polymerase sigma factor sigA: MMATNAVIGLRAGERLLSSSSYYSDVTEKLPSSSELGFVAVPTKNVIAAKKSTNYGHGFIPKRHNQDTRYIRALKEHVNTASGFSSIDQWVQGFEHIVNEDSDQEFSVEALLSLQKSLLEKQWSLSTETTLTKVNPTEKSSKRIYVNGSGKSARRRRIDAQRKTTNKRFSSNEVGTKKPLKFVISPELLQNRASGYVKGITSDTLLTHAEVVVLSKKIKIGQRLEERKSRLKERLGSEPSEVQLAASLRISRAELQMKQIECKLAREKLAMSNIRLVMSVAQKYANMGAEIGDLIQGGLVGLLRGIEKYDSSRGFKISTYVYWWIRQGVSKALIENSRTLRVPVHVHERLSAIRQAKAKLEKKGITPSIEKIAESLNMSTKKVLNATEAKCKVFSLDRPAFPSLNGLPSDTFHSYMADDHPENNPWHGVDNGALKDEVNKLMTTSLREREREIIRLYYGLDNEFLTWEDISRRMGLSRERVRQVGLVALEKLKHAARKTNLDAMLVEH; encoded by the exons ATGATGGCCACGAATGCAGTTATTGGACTAAGGGCAGGGGAAAGACTGTTGAGTTCATCTTCGTACTACTCTGACGTCACTGAAAAGCTGCCAAGCAGTAGTGAACTTGGGTTTGTAGCTGTCCCGACTAAGAACGTGATTGCTGCAAAAAAGTCAACCAACTACGGGCATGGTTTCATACCCAAACGACACAATCAAGACACGCGTTACATCAGGGCTCTAAAGGAACACGTTAATACTGCTTCCGGTTTTTCTAGTATAGACCAATGGGTTCAGGGATTTGAACACATAGTGAACGAAGATTCTGATCAAGAGTTTTCAGTTGAAGCCTTGCTGTCGTTACAGAAGTCTTTGTTAGAAAAGCAGTGGAGTCTTTCAACCGAGACGACGTTGACTAAAGTTAACCCAACAGAGAAAAGCAGCAAAAGGATTTACGTGAATGGTTCTGGGAAGTCAGCGCGTAGGCGTAGAATAGATGCTCAGAGGAAAACAACTAACAAAAGATTTTCTTCCAATGAAGTTGGTACAAAGAAACCGTTGAAATTTGTAATCAGTCCCGAATTGCTCCAAAATCGTGCAAGTGGTTATGTTAAGGGTATAACAAGCGATACGTTGCTCACTCATGCTGAGGTGGTGGTTTTATCGAAAAAGATTAAAATTGGCCAACGGTTAGAAGAGAGGAAATCAAG ATTGAAGGAAAGATTGGGATCTGAACCCTCGGAGGTGCAACTTGCAGCATCGTTGAGGATTTCACGAGCTGAATTGCAAATGAAACAGATTGAGTGCAAATTGGCAAGAGAGAAGCTGGCCATGAGCAATATCCGTCTAGTCATGTCAGTTGCCCAAAAATATGCTAACATGGGAGCTGAAATTGGCGACCTCATTCAG GGTGGTCTAGTTGGATTACTACGTGGAATAGAGAAATATGATTCATCAAGGGGGTTCAAGATTTCTACCTATGTTTATTGGTGGATAAGACAG GGTGTTTCAAAAGCATTGATTGAAAACTCTAGAACCCTAAGGGTACCTGTCCATGTGCATGAAAGATTGAGTGCAATACGACAAGCCAAGGCTAAGCTTGAGAAAAAAGGAATAACACCGTCAATTGAA AAAATTGCAGAAAGCCTGAACATGTCGACAAAGAAAGTATTGAATGCCACTGAG GCAAAATGCAAAGTGTTCTCACTTGATAGGCCAGCATTCCCTTCTTTAAATGGTCTTCCAAGTGATACCTTTCACAGT TACATGGCAGACGATCACCCAGAGAACAATCCTTGGCATGGAGTAGATAACGGGGCCCTCAAG GATGAAGTGAACAAGTTGATGACGACATCTCTAAGGGAACGAGAAAGAGAGATCATCCGTTTGTACTATGGTCTCGACAATGAATTCCTTACGTGGGAAGATATTAGTCGAAG GATGGGGTTGTCGAGAGAACGAGTTAGGCAAGTCGGGCTTGTGGCGCTCGAGAAACTAAAACATGCCGCCCGAAAGACAAATCTTGATGCTATGCTAGTGGAACATTGA